The following coding sequences lie in one Nocardioides sambongensis genomic window:
- a CDS encoding AAA family ATPase, protein MLCFLLVRVTLRHPASLEVPPEPLSTRPMMSRSLMALPPPPFSAPTSSSEATNDDDLGIEWELRQRGPDRNPRWEITGVTDDLITEFSSRTREIEVKKDELIADYLTRHGRRPSAKTIVELRAQATLATRPAKEVRSLADLTTEWRQRAAERLGTDPTRWAQTLVGRDPDALTVDDVPPTAIQTIADDVVAAVSVKRAVWTHWNLVAEAAKQTMDLRFATTTDREAVAGLIVDAAQARSVVLTPPELASTPTRLQREDGTSRFRPRHGEKYSSTAALEAEARLLARAEKVTAPTVAARAAGRAGGGGTVPLTDEQRRAAESICRSGRQVDVLVGPAGAGKTTTMRALRAAWVSEHGRGSVVGLAPSAAAAQALADDLGVACENTSKWLHEYDHGRTELRRGQLVIVDEATLADTVTIDRLTGIAAGAGAKVLLVGDPHQLQSVDVGGAFALLVDRRTDAPRLNEIHRFANEWEKEASLALSRGDVQVISTYGRHQRIREGLTEEMVDAAYGAWRSDCAAGRASILVTESARDVRLLNERARAERLLLEGAVDHREVDLIDGCRASVGDVVITRQNDRRIRTTRGGWVKNGDRWLITDIRRDSSVVVKRLGGDGRRTVLPPQYVAEHLDLGFAVTAHRAQGVTVDTAHVVVTASTTRENLYVSMTRGRESNIAYVALDQPDDSHSTPGADDVTARTVLYGVLQHSGADLSATQTIEAEYELHGGIDRLAAELETIAAEAQHDRFADLLSRSGLTAGQHAAVVESTAFGPLAAALRRAEAYHHDLERLLPRVVGRHGLEDADDIAAVLRYRVDKLAATPPRGCRLRPRLIAGLIPEPLGPMSAEDREAIDERKELIESRARALANDAVSSNEAWTRRLGSRPRGPGPDEAWLNAVSTVAAYRDRYKIIADPPVGGSTKNDAQRADRQRVLAALRRAGSAFERPAASPSMESRAIPVP, encoded by the coding sequence ATGTTGTGCTTCCTGTTGGTCAGAGTGACCTTGCGACACCCGGCCTCTTTGGAGGTGCCCCCAGAGCCACTTTCGACCCGCCCGATGATGTCACGATCGTTGATGGCCCTCCCGCCTCCGCCATTTTCGGCGCCGACATCGTCGTCGGAGGCCACCAACGACGACGACCTCGGCATCGAGTGGGAGTTGCGGCAGAGGGGGCCGGATCGGAACCCGCGGTGGGAGATCACCGGCGTGACCGATGACCTGATCACGGAGTTCTCCAGCCGAACGCGCGAGATCGAGGTGAAAAAGGACGAGCTCATCGCCGACTACCTCACCCGCCACGGACGCCGACCCTCAGCCAAAACCATTGTGGAGTTGCGGGCGCAAGCCACGCTGGCTACGCGTCCGGCGAAGGAGGTCCGGTCCCTCGCCGACCTGACCACCGAGTGGCGTCAGCGGGCTGCCGAACGGTTGGGCACCGACCCCACGAGGTGGGCACAGACCCTGGTCGGGCGCGACCCCGATGCGTTGACGGTGGACGACGTCCCACCGACCGCGATCCAGACGATCGCCGATGACGTGGTCGCGGCGGTGTCGGTGAAGCGGGCGGTGTGGACGCATTGGAATCTGGTGGCCGAGGCGGCGAAGCAGACCATGGACCTACGGTTCGCCACCACCACCGACCGCGAGGCCGTCGCCGGCCTCATCGTGGACGCGGCCCAGGCACGCTCAGTAGTCCTCACGCCGCCGGAGCTCGCGAGCACCCCGACAAGGCTCCAGCGCGAGGACGGCACGAGCCGGTTCCGACCCCGGCATGGCGAGAAGTACTCCTCGACCGCAGCGCTTGAGGCCGAGGCGCGATTGTTGGCACGCGCCGAGAAGGTGACTGCGCCAACGGTGGCAGCCAGGGCCGCGGGGCGAGCAGGTGGTGGTGGCACGGTCCCGCTGACTGACGAGCAGCGGCGTGCGGCTGAGAGCATCTGTCGCTCAGGGCGCCAAGTGGACGTGTTGGTCGGGCCCGCTGGGGCTGGGAAGACCACCACGATGAGGGCGCTCCGCGCGGCCTGGGTCAGCGAGCACGGGCGGGGGAGTGTGGTCGGCCTGGCGCCGTCTGCCGCCGCAGCCCAGGCGCTGGCCGATGACCTCGGCGTCGCCTGCGAGAACACCTCGAAGTGGCTTCACGAGTACGACCACGGCCGAACCGAACTGCGCCGCGGTCAGCTGGTGATCGTCGACGAGGCGACTCTGGCTGACACGGTGACGATCGATCGGCTCACGGGAATCGCCGCTGGCGCGGGCGCCAAGGTCCTGCTGGTCGGTGACCCTCACCAGCTTCAGTCCGTCGATGTCGGCGGAGCCTTCGCACTCCTGGTCGATCGGCGTACGGACGCTCCGCGGTTGAACGAGATCCACCGGTTCGCCAACGAGTGGGAGAAGGAAGCCTCACTCGCGCTGAGCCGCGGAGACGTCCAGGTCATCTCGACTTACGGCCGCCACCAGCGGATCCGCGAAGGGCTCACTGAGGAGATGGTCGACGCCGCATACGGCGCCTGGCGCTCCGACTGCGCCGCCGGGCGCGCCAGCATCCTCGTGACGGAGTCGGCTCGCGACGTCCGCTTGCTCAACGAACGCGCCCGGGCCGAGCGGCTGCTCTTGGAGGGTGCGGTCGACCACCGCGAGGTCGACCTGATCGACGGCTGCCGAGCCTCGGTCGGCGACGTCGTCATCACGCGCCAGAACGACCGCCGGATCCGGACCACGCGAGGCGGGTGGGTGAAGAACGGCGACCGGTGGCTGATCACCGACATACGGCGGGACAGCTCTGTCGTCGTCAAGCGCCTCGGAGGCGACGGCCGGCGAACAGTCCTGCCGCCGCAGTATGTTGCCGAACACCTCGACCTCGGGTTCGCCGTCACCGCGCATAGAGCCCAGGGCGTCACCGTCGACACCGCGCACGTCGTCGTGACCGCATCCACGACCCGCGAGAACCTCTACGTCTCGATGACCCGCGGCCGCGAGTCCAACATCGCGTACGTCGCCCTCGATCAGCCCGACGACAGCCACTCCACCCCCGGGGCGGATGACGTCACTGCCAGGACGGTTCTGTATGGCGTCCTGCAGCACAGTGGCGCCGACCTGTCGGCCACCCAAACGATCGAGGCCGAGTACGAGCTCCACGGGGGCATCGACCGTCTCGCGGCCGAACTCGAGACGATTGCCGCCGAAGCTCAGCACGACCGCTTCGCCGACCTGCTCAGCCGCTCCGGGCTGACCGCCGGGCAGCACGCCGCGGTCGTCGAGTCGACAGCCTTCGGCCCCCTCGCTGCGGCACTTCGTCGCGCCGAGGCATACCACCACGACCTTGAGCGTCTTCTGCCTCGAGTCGTCGGGCGGCACGGTCTCGAGGACGCCGACGACATCGCCGCGGTGCTCCGCTACCGAGTCGACAAGCTTGCAGCGACTCCGCCGCGCGGCTGCCGGCTCCGTCCACGACTGATCGCCGGCCTGATCCCCGAGCCGCTCGGCCCGATGTCAGCTGAGGACCGGGAGGCGATCGACGAACGGAAGGAGCTGATCGAGTCGCGTGCTCGCGCCCTCGCCAACGACGCAGTCTCCAGCAATGAGGCGTGGACGCGGCGGCTCGGATCTCGTCCGCGTGGCCCGGGTCCTGACGAAGCCTGGCTCAATGCGGTGTCGACGGTCGCGGCATACCGGGACCGCTACAAGATCATCGCTGATCCGCCGGTGGGCGGCAGCACCAAAAATGACGCCCAACGGGCGGATCGTCAGCGTGTGTTGGCCGCCCTCCGTCGGGCTGGGTCGGCGTTCGAGCGCCCCGCTGCGTCGCCGTCGATGGAGTCTCGAGCCATTCCGGTTCCATAG
- a CDS encoding tetratricopeptide repeat protein: MNSMPFDPEQMLAAPAIVFPGQSAGHAAAFRNAWDLLSRRAPREALELIEPALEADPDNHGLRGLQAWAFLMRAQLGPAEKVLRGLVEDDPSDVWSRHALGRALERQSRYDDALPHLRLAAVMSGDVEHELDVLRVERLAGKV; this comes from the coding sequence ATGAACAGCATGCCCTTCGACCCCGAGCAGATGCTCGCCGCCCCGGCGATCGTGTTCCCCGGGCAATCGGCCGGGCACGCCGCGGCATTCCGCAACGCCTGGGACCTGTTGTCCCGCCGGGCCCCGCGCGAGGCGCTGGAGCTGATTGAGCCCGCGCTCGAGGCCGACCCGGACAACCACGGCCTGCGCGGCCTGCAGGCGTGGGCCTTCCTGATGCGCGCGCAGCTCGGTCCCGCCGAGAAGGTGCTGCGTGGACTCGTCGAGGACGACCCCTCCGACGTGTGGTCCCGCCACGCCCTCGGTCGCGCCCTCGAGCGCCAGAGCAGGTACGACGACGCGCTGCCGCACCTGCGCCTGGCAGCCGTGATGAGCGGCGATGTCGAGCACGAGCTCGACGTACTCCGCGTCGAGCGGCTGGCCGGGAAGGTCTGA
- a CDS encoding carboxylesterase/lipase family protein: MLGLTLLAAGLGTATSPASARPDRLGGEPVVRTQEGAVRGVDRGDHRTFEGIPYAAPPVGDLRFRPPRPVRAWRGTLDASAPRSQCAQLSNGTGNATTVEEDCLYLNVTTPTSRHPRPGGRPVMVWIHGGSFLTGTGGSYDAAKLATQGDVVVVTINYRLGPLGFLAQSDLTAEAPRLGSGSYALLDQQAALRWVQRNIRAFGGSPDRVTIVGESAGASSVCANVVSPTARDLFDRAIAQSYSCTTDVETLPQAETVGAGVVEEVGCAEAGDVAACLRAVDTQTLLEAWPGGRMVAGGAALPQQARAAFVDGTANRVDLIHGNTLDENRLFVPLDYGTSLTAEQYVAILTRTFAAAAPTVLDRYPVAAYPSPIIALSTVFSDANSPLSTCEHVDAYQVTDRVRGTRVYAYQFQDRTADPLIELLGDQNGAAHATELPFLFPGLFGDGLSAEQESLSDAMVEYWTNFATYGVPFGRGLPRWPEYRSPRDVLALDIGSAGGIRREDVAAASNCAFWASLAP, encoded by the coding sequence GTGCTGGGTCTCACGCTCCTCGCCGCCGGCCTCGGCACGGCGACGTCACCGGCCTCCGCGCGCCCCGACAGGCTCGGGGGCGAGCCGGTCGTCCGCACCCAGGAGGGGGCGGTGCGCGGCGTGGACCGGGGCGACCACCGCACCTTCGAGGGCATCCCGTACGCCGCTCCCCCGGTCGGGGATCTCCGGTTCCGTCCGCCGCGGCCGGTGCGTGCGTGGCGCGGCACCCTGGACGCGTCCGCACCGCGCAGCCAGTGCGCCCAGCTCTCCAACGGGACCGGAAACGCGACGACGGTGGAGGAGGACTGCCTCTACCTGAACGTCACCACGCCGACCTCGCGCCACCCCCGCCCGGGTGGCCGTCCGGTGATGGTGTGGATCCACGGTGGCTCCTTCCTCACCGGCACCGGCGGCAGCTACGACGCCGCCAAGCTGGCCACTCAGGGCGACGTGGTCGTGGTGACGATCAACTACCGGCTCGGGCCGCTCGGCTTCCTGGCGCAGTCGGACCTGACGGCCGAGGCCCCCCGTCTCGGGTCGGGCTCCTACGCGCTGCTCGACCAGCAGGCGGCGCTGCGGTGGGTCCAGCGCAACATCCGGGCGTTCGGCGGCAGTCCGGACCGGGTGACCATCGTCGGTGAGTCCGCGGGCGCGTCCTCGGTGTGCGCCAACGTCGTCTCACCGACGGCCCGCGACCTCTTCGACCGTGCGATCGCGCAGAGCTATTCGTGCACCACCGACGTCGAGACACTGCCGCAGGCCGAGACGGTCGGCGCCGGTGTCGTCGAGGAGGTCGGCTGCGCGGAGGCCGGGGACGTGGCGGCCTGTCTCCGGGCGGTCGACACGCAGACCCTGCTGGAGGCCTGGCCCGGTGGCCGGATGGTGGCCGGCGGCGCCGCGCTCCCGCAGCAGGCGCGAGCCGCCTTCGTGGATGGCACCGCCAACCGGGTGGACCTGATCCACGGGAACACGCTGGACGAGAACCGGCTCTTCGTCCCGCTCGACTACGGCACCTCCCTGACCGCCGAGCAGTACGTCGCGATCCTCACCCGGACCTTCGCAGCGGCCGCCCCCACGGTGCTGGACCGCTACCCCGTGGCGGCCTACCCCTCGCCGATCATCGCCCTGTCCACCGTGTTCAGCGACGCCAACAGTCCGCTGTCCACCTGCGAGCACGTGGACGCCTACCAGGTCACCGACCGGGTCCGCGGCACGCGGGTCTACGCCTACCAGTTCCAGGACCGCACGGCCGACCCGCTCATCGAACTCCTCGGCGACCAGAACGGCGCCGCCCACGCGACCGAGCTGCCGTTCCTCTTCCCCGGGCTCTTCGGCGACGGGCTGAGCGCCGAGCAGGAGTCGCTGTCGGACGCGATGGTCGAGTACTGGACCAACTTCGCCACCTACGGCGTGCCCTTCGGTCGGGGCCTCCCCCGTTGGCCGGAGTACCGGAGCCCACGTGACGTGCTGGCCCTCGACATCGGCTCCGCCGGAGGGATCAGGCGCGAGGACGTCGCCGCGGCGTCGAACTGCGCCTTCTGGGCCTCGCTCGCCCCCTGA
- a CDS encoding transglutaminase family protein encodes MQLRIVHRTEFDYDDRASASYNQARMTPSTTPEQIVIHERLDVTPSPWTYPYTDYFGTQVIAFEIADPHEEMTVVATSTVQVNRPAPPAPSTPWDAYDDRAIADRWTEYLVRPELVAPPEDLVARVREIAASAALPGEAARAVVRLVHDEIRYVPGATDAASTARQAWEQRTGAVQDMVHLTIGALRAIGIPARYVSGYVHPVPEPVIGETVAGDSRAWVEWWDDGWHALDPSTDTAPDDRYVAVGFGRDYEDVPPLRGIYSGTDSSEMSVSVEMTRLA; translated from the coding sequence ATGCAGCTGCGCATCGTGCACCGCACGGAGTTCGACTACGACGACCGCGCCTCGGCCTCCTACAACCAGGCGAGGATGACGCCGAGCACCACGCCCGAGCAGATCGTCATCCACGAGCGGCTCGACGTGACGCCGTCGCCGTGGACCTACCCCTACACCGACTACTTCGGCACCCAGGTGATCGCCTTCGAGATCGCCGACCCGCACGAGGAGATGACGGTGGTCGCCACCTCGACGGTGCAGGTGAACCGTCCGGCGCCGCCGGCTCCCAGCACCCCCTGGGACGCGTACGACGACCGCGCCATCGCCGATCGCTGGACCGAGTACCTGGTGCGGCCCGAGCTGGTCGCGCCGCCCGAGGACCTGGTCGCCCGGGTGCGGGAGATCGCGGCGTCCGCCGCGCTGCCCGGTGAGGCGGCGCGGGCCGTCGTACGGCTGGTGCACGACGAGATCCGCTACGTCCCCGGCGCGACCGACGCGGCCAGCACCGCGCGGCAGGCGTGGGAGCAGCGGACCGGGGCGGTGCAGGACATGGTGCACCTGACGATCGGCGCGCTGCGCGCGATCGGGATCCCCGCACGCTACGTCTCCGGCTACGTGCACCCGGTCCCCGAGCCGGTGATCGGCGAGACGGTCGCCGGCGACTCCCGGGCCTGGGTGGAGTGGTGGGACGACGGCTGGCACGCACTGGACCCGAGCACCGACACGGCGCCCGACGACCGCTACGTGGCCGTCGGCTTCGGTCGTGACTACGAGGACGTCCCGCCGCTGCGCGGGATCTACTCCGGCACCGACAGCTCGGAGATGTCGGTCTCGGTGGAGATGACCCGGCTCGCCTGA
- a CDS encoding alpha-E domain-containing protein, with amino-acid sequence MLSRIAESMFWIGRYVERAEDTARILDVQTQVLLEDAGVDEEQTCRDLLASMGIEPEDFPAALDIDHVLAVLAYSPASAWSIATALANAREAARGARETLPVPLWEVINTTYRSIPARRFEALRPPYVFQWVRERAALINGTADATMTRDEGWQFLMLGRSIERADMTSRLIASTTLTGGTGEQWTSTLRSSGAYETFLRTYRGVETERAAAEFLMLDRLFPRSVVFSLGRAEQCLDNLGDDPRRAGFQDEAHRLIGRTRAELEYGSLADLVADLPDEMERLQRTCAAATDAITRRYFAGAEAVSWKGVQL; translated from the coding sequence ATGCTGAGCCGGATCGCCGAGTCGATGTTCTGGATCGGCCGCTACGTCGAGCGGGCCGAGGACACCGCCCGGATCCTCGACGTTCAGACGCAGGTGCTGCTCGAGGACGCCGGGGTGGACGAGGAGCAGACCTGCCGGGACCTGCTGGCCAGCATGGGGATCGAGCCCGAGGACTTCCCCGCAGCGCTCGACATCGACCACGTGCTCGCGGTGCTGGCCTACTCCCCCGCGTCCGCCTGGTCGATCGCCACCGCGCTCGCCAATGCCCGCGAGGCAGCACGCGGCGCCCGGGAGACCCTGCCGGTGCCGCTGTGGGAGGTCATCAACACCACCTACCGCTCGATCCCGGCACGGCGCTTCGAGGCGCTGCGGCCGCCGTACGTCTTCCAGTGGGTGCGCGAGCGAGCGGCGCTGATCAACGGCACCGCCGACGCGACGATGACCCGGGACGAGGGATGGCAGTTCCTGATGCTGGGTCGCAGCATCGAACGGGCCGACATGACCTCGCGACTGATCGCCTCGACCACGTTGACCGGCGGCACCGGCGAGCAGTGGACCTCGACCCTGCGCTCCTCGGGCGCCTACGAGACGTTCCTGCGCACCTACCGCGGCGTGGAGACCGAGCGGGCGGCAGCGGAGTTCCTGATGCTGGACCGGCTCTTCCCGCGGTCCGTGGTCTTCTCACTCGGCCGCGCCGAGCAGTGCCTGGACAACCTCGGTGACGACCCGCGCAGGGCCGGCTTCCAGGACGAGGCGCACCGGCTGATCGGCCGCACCCGCGCCGAGCTGGAGTACGGTTCGCTGGCCGACCTGGTCGCCGACCTGCCCGACGAGATGGAACGGCTGCAACGCACCTGCGCGGCAGCCACCGACGCGATCACCCGGCGCTACTTCGCGGGCGCCGAGGCGGTCTCCTGGAAGGGGGTCCAGCTGTGA
- a CDS encoding circularly permuted type 2 ATP-grasp protein, whose protein sequence is MSSMFEGYGTVEPASPAYDEMFDGDALRSPYLRLRDSLGRMTTPELISRVEALQASYLDQGVTFDIGGEERAFPLDILPRVIEMDTWSTIESGVQQRVKALEMFLADVYDAGTVFEDGVIPRRVITTSSHFHRAAATIRPANGVRVHVSGIDLIRDNAGEFRVLEDNVRVPSGVSYVMTNRRAIAAALPETIAQHRIRPVAGYPQRLLAALRAAAPAGVADPTVVVLTPGVYNGAYFEHALLARTMGVELVEGRDLVCHRGEVMMRTTKGLAPVHVVYRRIDDEFLDPVHFRPDSVLGCPGMIDAARAGNVTLANAVGNGVADDKLVYTYLPDIIRYYLGEEPVLRNVDTWRCGDADAREEVLDRLDELVLKPVDGSGGKGIVIGPRASKEELDELRGKVLEDPRSWIAQPVVQLSTVPTFVDGELGPRHVDLRPFAVNDGDRTWVLPGGLTRVALAKGELIVNSSRGGGSKDTWVLAGHGDARQQEQQQQQQQVGAVTTSPEGVA, encoded by the coding sequence ATGAGCAGCATGTTCGAGGGGTACGGGACGGTAGAGCCGGCCAGCCCGGCCTACGACGAGATGTTCGACGGGGATGCCCTGCGCTCGCCGTACCTGCGACTGCGCGACTCGCTGGGGAGGATGACGACGCCCGAGCTGATCAGTCGGGTCGAGGCGTTGCAGGCGAGCTATCTCGACCAGGGCGTGACGTTCGACATCGGCGGGGAGGAGCGGGCCTTCCCGCTCGACATCCTGCCGCGGGTGATCGAGATGGACACCTGGTCCACGATCGAGAGCGGCGTCCAGCAGCGGGTGAAGGCGCTGGAGATGTTCCTCGCCGACGTGTACGACGCCGGCACCGTCTTCGAGGACGGCGTCATCCCCCGCCGGGTGATCACCACCTCCTCGCACTTCCACCGGGCGGCCGCCACGATCCGCCCCGCCAACGGTGTGCGGGTGCACGTGTCGGGGATCGACCTGATCCGCGACAACGCCGGCGAGTTCCGGGTGCTGGAGGACAACGTGCGGGTGCCGTCGGGGGTCTCGTACGTGATGACGAACCGCCGGGCGATCGCCGCGGCGCTGCCCGAGACCATCGCCCAGCACCGGATCCGACCGGTGGCCGGCTACCCGCAGCGGCTGCTGGCCGCGCTGCGTGCCGCGGCCCCGGCCGGAGTCGCCGACCCGACGGTGGTGGTGCTCACACCGGGCGTCTACAACGGCGCCTACTTCGAGCACGCGCTGCTGGCCCGCACCATGGGCGTGGAGCTGGTGGAGGGTCGCGACCTGGTCTGCCACCGCGGCGAGGTGATGATGCGCACCACCAAGGGTCTGGCCCCGGTGCACGTGGTCTACCGCCGGATCGACGACGAGTTCCTCGACCCGGTCCACTTCCGGCCGGACTCGGTGCTCGGCTGCCCCGGCATGATCGACGCGGCCCGCGCCGGCAACGTGACCCTGGCCAACGCGGTCGGCAACGGCGTGGCCGACGACAAGCTCGTCTACACCTACCTCCCCGACATCATCCGCTACTACCTGGGCGAGGAGCCGGTGCTGCGCAACGTCGACACCTGGCGCTGCGGCGACGCGGACGCCCGCGAGGAGGTGCTCGACCGGCTGGACGAGCTGGTCCTGAAGCCGGTCGACGGGTCGGGCGGCAAGGGCATCGTGATCGGGCCGCGGGCGTCGAAGGAAGAGCTCGACGAGCTGCGCGGCAAGGTGCTGGAGGACCCCCGCTCCTGGATCGCGCAGCCGGTGGTCCAGCTGTCCACGGTGCCGACCTTCGTCGACGGCGAGCTCGGCCCGCGACACGTGGACCTGCGACCCTTCGCGGTCAACGACGGCGACCGCACCTGGGTGCTGCCCGGTGGGCTGACCCGGGTGGCGCTGGCCAAGGGCGAGCTGATCGTGAACTCCTCGCGCGGCGGTGGATCGAAGGACACCTGGGTCCTCGCCGGCCACGGTGACGCCCGGCAGCAGGAACAGCAACAGCAGCAACAACAGGTCGGAGCAGTCACCACGAGCCCGGAGGGTGTTGCCTGA
- a CDS encoding metal-sensitive transcriptional regulator, with the protein MDLEPTEIKAIITRMKRANGHLASVIRMMEEGSDCESVLTQLAAVNKALSRAGYAIVATGLQHCLAEGEEGLDGVDAKKMEKLFLALA; encoded by the coding sequence ATGGACCTCGAACCCACCGAGATCAAGGCGATCATCACGCGGATGAAGCGCGCCAACGGACACCTCGCCAGCGTGATCCGGATGATGGAGGAAGGGTCGGACTGCGAGTCCGTGCTGACCCAGCTGGCCGCGGTCAACAAGGCGCTCTCCCGTGCCGGCTACGCGATCGTCGCGACCGGACTGCAGCACTGCCTCGCCGAGGGCGAGGAGGGACTCGACGGCGTCGACGCGAAGAAGATGGAGAAGCTCTTCCTCGCCCTGGCCTGA
- a CDS encoding HhH-GPD-type base excision DNA repair protein: MAIHITGDDAADQLLTDSPFALLVGMMLDQQYPMEHAFAGPHKVNGRLGGFDPAQIAAADPEEFAALCATTPAIHRFPGSMAGRLQELARIVVDEYDGHAERIWTEASDGRDLAKRLTALPGFGAQKVKIFVALLAKQLGVVPAGWEKVAGDYALEGYRSVADVVDPASLQKVRDHKKAAKAAAKAAKAAG, encoded by the coding sequence ATGGCGATCCACATCACCGGCGATGACGCCGCCGACCAGCTGCTGACCGACTCCCCGTTCGCCCTGCTGGTGGGGATGATGCTCGACCAGCAGTATCCGATGGAGCACGCGTTCGCCGGCCCGCACAAGGTCAACGGCCGTCTGGGTGGCTTCGACCCCGCGCAGATCGCCGCGGCCGACCCCGAGGAGTTCGCGGCGCTGTGCGCCACCACGCCGGCGATCCACCGTTTCCCCGGTTCGATGGCCGGGCGCCTGCAGGAGCTGGCCCGGATCGTCGTCGACGAGTACGACGGCCACGCCGAGCGGATCTGGACCGAGGCGTCCGACGGCAGGGACCTCGCCAAGCGGCTCACCGCACTGCCGGGCTTCGGCGCCCAGAAGGTGAAGATCTTCGTCGCGCTGCTCGCCAAGCAGCTCGGCGTCGTGCCGGCCGGGTGGGAGAAGGTCGCCGGTGACTATGCGCTGGAGGGATACCGCTCGGTGGCCGACGTGGTCGATCCGGCCTCGCTGCAGAAGGTGCGGGACCACAAGAAGGCCGCCAAGGCGGCCGCGAAGGCGGCCAAGGCCGCAGGCTGA
- a CDS encoding RNA polymerase sigma factor has product MAHIAGLGISVAMPADTRAVAASSRTATQKAATKKPAAKKAPAAKPEPAAEDTSTPAKKTAAKKAPAKKVAAKQADAAVVEAPAVEAPVVGPDGKKVLPDIPDDQFEKDVAADPSIKEDEKEAEKQSFVVSAADDTDEPEQQVMVAGATADPVKDYLKQIGKVPLLNAEMEVELAKRIEAGLFAEEKLAKGGKITPKAFEELEWIAEDGRRAKNHLLEANLRLVVSLAKRYTGRGMLFLDLIQEGNLGLIRAVEKFDYTKGYKFSTYATWWIRQAITRAMADQARTIRIPVHMVEVINKLARVQRQMLQDLGREPTPEELAKELDMTPEKVVEVQKYGREPISLHTPLGEDGDSEFGDLIEDSEAIVPADAVSFTLLQEQLHAVLDTLSEREAGVVSMRFGLTDGQPKTLDEIGKVYGVTRERIRQIESKTMSKLRHPSRSQVLRDYLD; this is encoded by the coding sequence ATGGCGCACATCGCCGGGCTCGGGATCTCGGTCGCGATGCCGGCCGACACCCGTGCCGTCGCCGCCTCCTCGCGCACCGCGACCCAGAAGGCCGCGACCAAGAAGCCTGCCGCGAAGAAGGCTCCGGCCGCGAAGCCCGAGCCCGCCGCCGAGGACACCTCGACGCCGGCGAAGAAGACGGCCGCGAAGAAGGCGCCCGCCAAGAAGGTCGCCGCGAAGCAGGCCGACGCGGCCGTCGTGGAGGCGCCCGCCGTGGAGGCGCCCGTGGTCGGCCCCGACGGCAAGAAGGTCCTGCCCGACATCCCCGACGACCAGTTCGAGAAGGACGTCGCTGCCGACCCCTCCATCAAGGAGGACGAGAAGGAGGCCGAGAAGCAGAGCTTCGTGGTCTCCGCGGCGGACGACACCGACGAGCCCGAGCAGCAGGTCATGGTCGCCGGCGCGACCGCCGACCCGGTCAAGGACTACCTCAAGCAGATCGGCAAGGTCCCGCTGCTCAACGCCGAGATGGAGGTCGAGCTCGCCAAGCGGATCGAGGCCGGTCTCTTCGCCGAGGAGAAGCTCGCCAAGGGCGGCAAGATCACCCCGAAGGCCTTCGAGGAGCTCGAGTGGATCGCCGAGGACGGTCGGCGCGCCAAGAACCACCTGCTCGAGGCCAACCTCCGCCTGGTCGTCTCGCTCGCCAAGCGCTACACCGGCCGCGGCATGCTCTTCCTGGACCTGATCCAGGAAGGCAACCTTGGTCTGATCCGCGCGGTCGAGAAGTTCGACTACACCAAGGGCTACAAGTTCTCCACCTACGCCACGTGGTGGATCCGCCAGGCGATCACCCGGGCCATGGCCGACCAGGCCCGCACCATCCGGATCCCGGTGCACATGGTCGAGGTGATCAACAAGCTCGCCCGGGTCCAGCGGCAGATGCTGCAGGACCTCGGCCGCGAGCCCACTCCGGAGGAGCTCGCCAAGGAGCTCGACATGACCCCGGAGAAGGTCGTCGAGGTCCAGAAGTACGGTCGCGAGCCGATCTCGCTGCACACCCCGCTGGGCGAGGACGGCGACTCCGAGTTCGGTGACCTGATCGAGGACTCCGAGGCGATCGTCCCGGCCGACGCGGTCAGCTTCACCCTGCTCCAGGAGCAGCTGCACGCGGTGCTGGACACCCTCTCCGAGCGTGAGGCGGGCGTGGTCTCGATGCGCTTCGGCCTGACCGACGGCCAGCCGAAGACGCTGGACGAGATCGGCAAGGTCTACGGCGTGACCCGCGAGCGGATCCGGCAGATCGAGTCCAAGACGATGTCCAAGCTGCGTCACCCCTCGCGCTCGCAGGTCCTGCGCGACTACCTGGACTGA